The Rhodococcus rhodochrous DNA window CGCTGCGACGATGCCTGCGACCGGAATGCGCGCGTCGACCGCCTGCCGGAAGTTGATCATCGCGCGTTCGAGGTGGTCGCGGTTCGTCACGAGCACAGCGCCCGTGGCTCGCCGTTCGAGCAGGACATCATTGGTGAAGCGTGCGTTCTCGACGGTAGAGGTCGACTGCGATTCCTCGGTGATGCGTTCGGGCGTAATGCCTCGCACGACCAGCCAGTCCTTCATGGCCTGCGCTTCGGTGACGCCGTTGCGCGGCACGCCACCGGTGACGACGATCGGAGATTCCGGGTAGCGTTGCGCTGCACGGAGAGCTGCCTCGAGCCGTTCTTCGAGCACCGGCCGGATCTTGCCGTCCTCAGTGAGTCCGGCTCCGAGCACGACGAGATGCGTACCCCTCGGGTTCAGGTCGAGCATCAGCGGGAAGTGCGGTGTCAGCTTCTCGAGTTCGGTGCACGCGATGATCAGC harbors:
- a CDS encoding YdcF family protein, which translates into the protein MRRTVVATAVAATAAVGVSTGQAAATPAIDTVVNGALSVTPLCQGTIDALIIACTELEKLTPHFPLMLDLNPRGTHLVVLGAGLTEDGKIRPVLEERLEAALRAAQRYPESPIVVTGGVPRNGVTEAQAMKDWLVVRGITPERITEESQSTSTVENARFTNDVLLERRATGAVLVTNRDHLERAMINFRQAVDARIPVAGIVAA